One segment of Strix uralensis isolate ZFMK-TIS-50842 chromosome 11, bStrUra1, whole genome shotgun sequence DNA contains the following:
- the USP8 gene encoding ubiquitin carboxyl-terminal hydrolase 8 isoform X1 → MPAVASVPKELYLCTSLKDLNKKTEIKPEKTSTKSYVQSALKIFKAAEESRLDRDEEKAYILYMKYVTVYNFIKKRPDFKQQQDYFHSILGPTNLKKAIEEAERLSDSLKLRYEEAEVRKKLEERDRQELQKKQEPKDDGKSSTKNSSEGAVDSKGKSQRINGERKHSLERKDQSDNLCGAVTAEKLFAMMSDKNIEVIIMDARRLKDYQESCIPRSISVPEEAISPGVTANWIEARLPEDSRDPWKRRGHFDYVILLDWFSSAEDLKLGTTLQSLKDALFKWESKTILRNEPLILEGGYENWLLCFPQYTTNAKVTPPQHSRSEAVTVSLDFTYPSLEEPAPVPPAPAIKPSPTEVIENEETGDDLEERLKSLNRPNVQDAAVPKSDSSFVVNPVSITRSIPQVDRTKKPLLKIPDDNRPKSQSTVSDSQPVENGRIVPDRSTKPLRDAKSILTEEEKSRVHAETAALLEKNRREKELREKQQEEQKERLKREKEEQEQKAKEEQKEKEHKEKLQQSKEDREQKERDEQIKREQEEKEQERARKEAMEAKKNKNELESIGAKRIEIDKISIEEREKGTRTPEMQRRALGDASQTFVTVSGKQTGVKGQPDSGAQKPGPLREDSEQDTERLKSQREPLMRARSEEMGRIIPGLPEGWAKFLDPITGTFRYYHSPTNTVHMYPPEMAPSSTPPSTPPTHKPKPQVSVEREREHSKLKRSYSSPDITQAIQEEEKKRIPVTPAVNRDNKPVCYTKAEISRLSASQIRNLNPVFGGSGPALTGLRNLGNTCYMNSILQCLCNAPHLADYFNRNFYQDDINRSNFLGHKGEVAEEFGVIMKALWTGQYKYISPKDFKITIGKINDQFAGYSQQDSQELLLFLMDGLHEDLNKADNRKRYKEENNDHLDDFRAAELAWHKHKQLNESIIVALFQGQFKSTVQCLTCHKKSRTFEAFMYLSLPLASTSKCTLQECLRLFSKEEKLTDNNRFYCSHCKTRRDSLKKIEIWKLPPVLLVHLKRFSYDGRWKQKLQTSVDFPLETLDLSQYVIGPKNNLKRYNLFSVSNHYGGLDGGHYTAYCKNASKQRWFKFDDHEVSEISASSVKSSAAYILFYTSYEQRAVDIAT, encoded by the exons ATGCCTGCTGTGGCATCTGTACCTAAGGAGCTATATCTCTGTACTTCATTGAAAGATCTCAacaagaagacagaaataaaacctgaaaagaCGAGTACAAAGAG TTATGTGCAGAGCGCCCTTAAGATTTTCAAGGCAGCAGAGGAAAGCAGATTGGACCGAGATGAAGAAAAAGCTTACATCCTATATATGAAATATGTGACTGTTtacaattttattaaaaagagacCTGATTTTAAGCAGCAACAG GATTATTTTCATTCAATTCTCGGAcctacaaatttaaaaaaagctatcGAAGAAGCTGAAAGACTGTCAGACAGCCTTAAACTCAG ataCGAGGAAGCTGAAGTTCGGAAAAAACTTGAAGAGAGGGACAGACAAGAGCTGCAGAAAAAGCAAGAACCAAAAGATGATGGAAAGAGTTCAACCAAAAACTCCTCAGAAGGTGCTGTGGATTCCAAAGGAAAAAGCCAAAGG ATTAATGGTGAGAGGAAGCATTCACTGGAAAGAAAGGATCAGTCTGACAATCTGTGTG GAGCAGTCACAGCTGAGAAGCTGTTTGCAATGATGTCGGACAAAAATATTGAAGTGATTATAATGGATGCTCGAAGATTGAAGGATTATCAGGAATCCTGTATTCCAAGATCTATCAGTGTCCCAGAAGAAGCTATCAGTCCTGG AGTTACTGCTAATTGGATTGAAGCTAGACTCCCAGAGGATTCTAGAGATCCATGGAAGAGGAGAGGACACTTTGATTATGTTATACTGTTAGACTGGTTTAGTTCTGCTGAAGACTTAAAGCTAGGAACAACTCTTCAGAGCCTGAAAGATGCACTTTTTAAG tgGGAAAGCAAAACTATACTGCGGAATGAACCTTTAATTCTAGAAGGAGGTTATGAAAACTGGCTCCTTTGTTTTCCCCAGTACACAACAAATGCTAAAGTAACTCCACCCCAGCATAGCAGGAGTGAAGCAGTGACTGTTTCTT TGGATTTTACGTATCCATCTTTGGAAGAGCCAGCTCCTGTTCCACCTGCTCCTGCTATAAAGCCATCTCCCACAGAAGTGattgaaaatgaagaaacaggaGATGATTTGGAAGAGAGACTAAAATCACTTAACAGACCAAATGTACAGGATGCTGCTGTTCCAAAATCTGACAGTTCATTTGTAGTTAATCCTGTATCAATTACAAGAAGTATCCCTCAg GTTGATCGTACTAAAAAACCTTTGCTAAAAATCCCTGATGATAACAGACCAAAATCTCAAAGTACAGTCAGTGACAGCCAGCCTGTTGAAAATGGACGAATAGTTCCAGACCGGTCCACAAAGCCATTACGTGATGCAAAGAGCATtctgacagaagaagaaaaaagtcgTGTACATGCAGAAACTGCTGCTCTGTTAGAGAAAAACAGACGGGAAAAAGAACTTCGGGAGAAGCAAcaagaagaacagaaagagagGCTCAAGCGagaaaaagaagaacaagaacaaaaagcgaaagaagaacagaaagaaaaggaacacaaaGAAAAGCTACAGCAATCCAAAGAAGACAGAGAACAGAAGGAAAGGGATGagcaaataaaaagagaacaggaggaaaaggaacaagaaagAGCACGCAAAGAAGCAATGGaagcaaaaaagaataaaaatgaactAGAAAGCATTGGTGCAAAAAGGATTGAGATTGACAAAATATCTatagaggagagagaaaagggaactCGAACGCCAGAAATGCAGAGACGGGCACTGGGTGATGCATCTCAGACCTTTGTGACTGTTTCAGGCAAG CAGACTGGGGTTAAAGGACAACCAGACAGTGGAGCTCAAAAGCCAGGACCCCTTAGAGAGGATTCTGAACAAGATACTGAAAGACTTAAA TCTCAGCGGGAGCCATTAATGAGAGCACGAAGTGAAGAAATGGGAAGGATAATACCAGGATTGCCTGAAGGTTGGGCAAAG tttctGGATCCAATCACTGGAACCTTTCGTTACTATCACTCGCCAACAAATACTGTTCATATGTATCCACCAGAAATGGCTCCTTCATCCACTCCTCCATCAACCCCTCCAACTCATAAACCCAAGCCACAGGTGTCTGTTGAACGGGAAAGAGAACACTCCAAACTGAAGCGCTCCTACTCTTCCCCAGATATAACCCAAGCCAttcaggaggaagagaagaagagaattCCTGTAACTCCTGCAGTCAATCGTGACAATAA acCAGTCTGTTACACTAAAGCAGAAATTTCAAGACTCTCTGCATCACAAATTCGGAATCTTAATCCTGTGTTTGGGGGATCGGGACCAGCTCTTACAGGACTTCGTAATCTAGGGAACACTTGCTATATGAATTCCATATTACAGTGTCTGTGCAATGCGCCTCACCTGGCTgattattttaacagaaacttcTATCAAGATGATATTAACAG GTCAAATTTCCTGGGACATAAAGGTGAAGTGGCTGAAGAGTTTGGTGTAATAATGAAAGCTTTATGGACAGGACAGTATAAATATATCAGTccaaaagactttaaaattaCAATTGGGAAGATTAATGACCAATTTGCAGGATATAGCCAACAGGACTCCCAAGAGTTGCTTCTCTTTCTAATGGATGGCTTGCATGAAGACCTAAATAAG GCTGACAACAGGAaaagatacaaggaagaaaacaatgatCATCTTGATGACTTCAGAGCAGCAGAACTAGCCTGGCACAAACACAAACAGCTCAACGAATCCATTATTGTGGCACTCTTTCAAGGCCAGTTCAAATCCACAGTGCAGTGTCTTACGTGTCACAAGAAGTCCCGAACCTTTGAGGCTTTCATGTATTTGTCGTTACCACTTGCATCCACTAGTAAATGTACACTGCAG gAATGCCTTAGGTTGTTCTCCAAAGAGGAGAAGCTCACTGATAACAATAGGTTTTACTGTAGCCATTGCAAAACTCGAAGggattctttgaaaaaaatagaaatttggaaATTACCACCTGTTCTTCTTGTGCACTTGAAACG ATTTTCCTATGATGGAAGATGGAAACAAAAGCTTCAAACTTCTGTAGATTTCCCATTGGAAACTCTTGACCTTTCACAGTATGTTATTGGTCCAAAGAATAACTTGAAGAGATACAATCTGTTTTCAGTCTCA AATCATTATGGCGGGTTGGATGGAGGGCACTATACAGCCTACTGCAAAAATGCTTCAAAACAACGCTGGTTTAAGTTTGATGACCATGAAGTATCTGAGATCTCAGCATCATCTGTGAAATCCTCAGCTGCGTATATTCTCTTTTACACTTCTTACGAACAGCGAGCAGTGGATATAGCCACATAA
- the USP8 gene encoding ubiquitin carboxyl-terminal hydrolase 8 isoform X2 has product MPAVASVPKELYLCTSLKDLNKKTEIKPEKTSTKSYVQSALKIFKAAEESRLDRDEEKAYILYMKYVTVYNFIKKRPDFKQQQDYFHSILGPTNLKKAIEEAERLSDSLKLRYEEAEVRKKLEERDRQELQKKQEPKDDGKSSTKNSSEGAVDSKGKSQRINGERKHSLERKDQSDNLCGAVTAEKLFAMMSDKNIEVIIMDARRLKDYQESCIPRSISVPEEAISPGVTANWIEARLPEDSRDPWKRRGHFDYVILLDWFSSAEDLKLGTTLQSLKDALFKWESKTILRNEPLILEGGYENWLLCFPQYTTNAKVTPPQHSRSEAVTVSLDFTYPSLEEPAPVPPAPAIKPSPTEVIENEETGDDLEERLKSLNRPNVQDAAVPKSDSSFVVNPVSITRSIPQVDRTKKPLLKIPDDNRPKSQSTVSDSQPVENGRIVPDRSTKPLRDAKSILTEEEKSRVHAETAALLEKNRREKELREKQQEEQKERLKREKEEQEQKAKEEQKEKEHKEKLQQSKEDREQKERDEQIKREQEEKEQERARKEAMEAKKNKNELESIGAKRIEIDKISIEEREKGTRTPEMQRRALGDASQTFVTVSGKSQREPLMRARSEEMGRIIPGLPEGWAKFLDPITGTFRYYHSPTNTVHMYPPEMAPSSTPPSTPPTHKPKPQVSVEREREHSKLKRSYSSPDITQAIQEEEKKRIPVTPAVNRDNKPVCYTKAEISRLSASQIRNLNPVFGGSGPALTGLRNLGNTCYMNSILQCLCNAPHLADYFNRNFYQDDINRSNFLGHKGEVAEEFGVIMKALWTGQYKYISPKDFKITIGKINDQFAGYSQQDSQELLLFLMDGLHEDLNKADNRKRYKEENNDHLDDFRAAELAWHKHKQLNESIIVALFQGQFKSTVQCLTCHKKSRTFEAFMYLSLPLASTSKCTLQECLRLFSKEEKLTDNNRFYCSHCKTRRDSLKKIEIWKLPPVLLVHLKRFSYDGRWKQKLQTSVDFPLETLDLSQYVIGPKNNLKRYNLFSVSNHYGGLDGGHYTAYCKNASKQRWFKFDDHEVSEISASSVKSSAAYILFYTSYEQRAVDIAT; this is encoded by the exons ATGCCTGCTGTGGCATCTGTACCTAAGGAGCTATATCTCTGTACTTCATTGAAAGATCTCAacaagaagacagaaataaaacctgaaaagaCGAGTACAAAGAG TTATGTGCAGAGCGCCCTTAAGATTTTCAAGGCAGCAGAGGAAAGCAGATTGGACCGAGATGAAGAAAAAGCTTACATCCTATATATGAAATATGTGACTGTTtacaattttattaaaaagagacCTGATTTTAAGCAGCAACAG GATTATTTTCATTCAATTCTCGGAcctacaaatttaaaaaaagctatcGAAGAAGCTGAAAGACTGTCAGACAGCCTTAAACTCAG ataCGAGGAAGCTGAAGTTCGGAAAAAACTTGAAGAGAGGGACAGACAAGAGCTGCAGAAAAAGCAAGAACCAAAAGATGATGGAAAGAGTTCAACCAAAAACTCCTCAGAAGGTGCTGTGGATTCCAAAGGAAAAAGCCAAAGG ATTAATGGTGAGAGGAAGCATTCACTGGAAAGAAAGGATCAGTCTGACAATCTGTGTG GAGCAGTCACAGCTGAGAAGCTGTTTGCAATGATGTCGGACAAAAATATTGAAGTGATTATAATGGATGCTCGAAGATTGAAGGATTATCAGGAATCCTGTATTCCAAGATCTATCAGTGTCCCAGAAGAAGCTATCAGTCCTGG AGTTACTGCTAATTGGATTGAAGCTAGACTCCCAGAGGATTCTAGAGATCCATGGAAGAGGAGAGGACACTTTGATTATGTTATACTGTTAGACTGGTTTAGTTCTGCTGAAGACTTAAAGCTAGGAACAACTCTTCAGAGCCTGAAAGATGCACTTTTTAAG tgGGAAAGCAAAACTATACTGCGGAATGAACCTTTAATTCTAGAAGGAGGTTATGAAAACTGGCTCCTTTGTTTTCCCCAGTACACAACAAATGCTAAAGTAACTCCACCCCAGCATAGCAGGAGTGAAGCAGTGACTGTTTCTT TGGATTTTACGTATCCATCTTTGGAAGAGCCAGCTCCTGTTCCACCTGCTCCTGCTATAAAGCCATCTCCCACAGAAGTGattgaaaatgaagaaacaggaGATGATTTGGAAGAGAGACTAAAATCACTTAACAGACCAAATGTACAGGATGCTGCTGTTCCAAAATCTGACAGTTCATTTGTAGTTAATCCTGTATCAATTACAAGAAGTATCCCTCAg GTTGATCGTACTAAAAAACCTTTGCTAAAAATCCCTGATGATAACAGACCAAAATCTCAAAGTACAGTCAGTGACAGCCAGCCTGTTGAAAATGGACGAATAGTTCCAGACCGGTCCACAAAGCCATTACGTGATGCAAAGAGCATtctgacagaagaagaaaaaagtcgTGTACATGCAGAAACTGCTGCTCTGTTAGAGAAAAACAGACGGGAAAAAGAACTTCGGGAGAAGCAAcaagaagaacagaaagagagGCTCAAGCGagaaaaagaagaacaagaacaaaaagcgaaagaagaacagaaagaaaaggaacacaaaGAAAAGCTACAGCAATCCAAAGAAGACAGAGAACAGAAGGAAAGGGATGagcaaataaaaagagaacaggaggaaaaggaacaagaaagAGCACGCAAAGAAGCAATGGaagcaaaaaagaataaaaatgaactAGAAAGCATTGGTGCAAAAAGGATTGAGATTGACAAAATATCTatagaggagagagaaaagggaactCGAACGCCAGAAATGCAGAGACGGGCACTGGGTGATGCATCTCAGACCTTTGTGACTGTTTCAGGCAAG TCTCAGCGGGAGCCATTAATGAGAGCACGAAGTGAAGAAATGGGAAGGATAATACCAGGATTGCCTGAAGGTTGGGCAAAG tttctGGATCCAATCACTGGAACCTTTCGTTACTATCACTCGCCAACAAATACTGTTCATATGTATCCACCAGAAATGGCTCCTTCATCCACTCCTCCATCAACCCCTCCAACTCATAAACCCAAGCCACAGGTGTCTGTTGAACGGGAAAGAGAACACTCCAAACTGAAGCGCTCCTACTCTTCCCCAGATATAACCCAAGCCAttcaggaggaagagaagaagagaattCCTGTAACTCCTGCAGTCAATCGTGACAATAA acCAGTCTGTTACACTAAAGCAGAAATTTCAAGACTCTCTGCATCACAAATTCGGAATCTTAATCCTGTGTTTGGGGGATCGGGACCAGCTCTTACAGGACTTCGTAATCTAGGGAACACTTGCTATATGAATTCCATATTACAGTGTCTGTGCAATGCGCCTCACCTGGCTgattattttaacagaaacttcTATCAAGATGATATTAACAG GTCAAATTTCCTGGGACATAAAGGTGAAGTGGCTGAAGAGTTTGGTGTAATAATGAAAGCTTTATGGACAGGACAGTATAAATATATCAGTccaaaagactttaaaattaCAATTGGGAAGATTAATGACCAATTTGCAGGATATAGCCAACAGGACTCCCAAGAGTTGCTTCTCTTTCTAATGGATGGCTTGCATGAAGACCTAAATAAG GCTGACAACAGGAaaagatacaaggaagaaaacaatgatCATCTTGATGACTTCAGAGCAGCAGAACTAGCCTGGCACAAACACAAACAGCTCAACGAATCCATTATTGTGGCACTCTTTCAAGGCCAGTTCAAATCCACAGTGCAGTGTCTTACGTGTCACAAGAAGTCCCGAACCTTTGAGGCTTTCATGTATTTGTCGTTACCACTTGCATCCACTAGTAAATGTACACTGCAG gAATGCCTTAGGTTGTTCTCCAAAGAGGAGAAGCTCACTGATAACAATAGGTTTTACTGTAGCCATTGCAAAACTCGAAGggattctttgaaaaaaatagaaatttggaaATTACCACCTGTTCTTCTTGTGCACTTGAAACG ATTTTCCTATGATGGAAGATGGAAACAAAAGCTTCAAACTTCTGTAGATTTCCCATTGGAAACTCTTGACCTTTCACAGTATGTTATTGGTCCAAAGAATAACTTGAAGAGATACAATCTGTTTTCAGTCTCA AATCATTATGGCGGGTTGGATGGAGGGCACTATACAGCCTACTGCAAAAATGCTTCAAAACAACGCTGGTTTAAGTTTGATGACCATGAAGTATCTGAGATCTCAGCATCATCTGTGAAATCCTCAGCTGCGTATATTCTCTTTTACACTTCTTACGAACAGCGAGCAGTGGATATAGCCACATAA